The following are from one region of the Rhizobacter sp. AJA081-3 genome:
- a CDS encoding DUF3703 domain-containing protein: MNHFARRIRTSVQHELDAAREADSQGLAQIAFVHLERAHVLGQAATIEHVRVHARMFVWAARHRKAGEALGQLWRIAAAALMTGIGWLPEGNTGGADISGFRRLPIPPDLQRVLDDARRP, from the coding sequence ATGAACCACTTCGCCCGCCGCATCCGCACCAGTGTCCAGCACGAACTGGACGCCGCCCGCGAAGCCGATTCGCAGGGTCTCGCGCAGATCGCCTTCGTCCACCTGGAGCGGGCGCATGTGCTCGGCCAGGCCGCGACGATCGAGCATGTGCGCGTTCATGCCCGCATGTTCGTCTGGGCGGCCCGTCACCGCAAGGCCGGTGAAGCCCTGGGCCAGCTGTGGCGGATCGCCGCCGCGGCGCTGATGACCGGCATCGGCTGGCTGCCCGAAGGCAACACGGGCGGCGCCGACATCAGCGGCTTCCGTCGCCTGCCGATCCCGCCCGACCTGCAGCGCGTGCTGGACGACGCGCGCCGCCCGTGA
- a CDS encoding YdiU family protein, translating to MTRFAFDNSYARELPGFYTAWQPATVPAPRLLFLNEALAAELGLDASALRGETGASLFAGNALPEGAEPIAQAYAGHQFGGFSPQLGDGRALLLGELIDRDGRRRDIAFKGSGRTPFSRGGDGKAAVGPMLREVLIGEAMHALGIPSTRALAVAATGETVRRELPLPGAVLTRVAESHLRVGTFQYFLAKGEVDRLRQLADYTIARHDPALAGAPDRYLALLQAVAQRQAVLIAQWMNVGFIHGVMNTDNMTISGETIDYGPCAFMEAYDPQTVFSSIDHGGRYAYGNQPHIARWNLARLAETLLPLMAEADDESAIQRAVAQATAVIDAFPGLFAAALLRGQRGKLGLFAASAADDAQDTTLVDDWLALLLAQSVDFTLGWRRLADAAEGRDAPLRDLFADRAALDTWLTRWRERCTRDDAAGGPGAAERAARMRRASPWLIPRNHRVEAALAAATDGDLAPFERLLEALRQPFDERPEHALYAEPAPAEAQAGYQTFCGT from the coding sequence ATGACCCGATTCGCCTTCGACAACAGCTACGCCCGCGAGCTGCCCGGCTTCTACACGGCTTGGCAGCCAGCGACGGTGCCGGCACCGCGGCTGCTCTTCCTCAACGAAGCGCTCGCCGCCGAGCTGGGGCTCGATGCCTCAGCCCTGCGTGGTGAAACGGGCGCGAGCCTGTTCGCCGGCAACGCGCTGCCCGAAGGCGCCGAACCGATCGCGCAGGCCTACGCCGGGCACCAGTTCGGCGGCTTCTCGCCGCAGCTCGGCGACGGCCGCGCGCTGCTTCTCGGCGAGCTGATCGACCGCGACGGCCGGCGACGTGACATCGCCTTCAAGGGCTCGGGCCGCACGCCCTTCTCGCGCGGCGGTGATGGCAAGGCCGCCGTCGGCCCGATGCTGCGCGAGGTGCTGATCGGCGAGGCGATGCATGCGCTGGGCATCCCGAGCACGCGCGCACTGGCCGTGGCCGCCACCGGCGAGACGGTGCGCCGCGAGCTGCCGCTGCCCGGCGCGGTGCTCACCCGCGTGGCCGAGAGCCACCTGCGCGTCGGCACCTTCCAGTACTTCCTCGCCAAGGGCGAGGTGGATCGGCTGCGCCAGCTCGCCGACTACACGATCGCGCGCCACGACCCCGCGCTCGCCGGTGCGCCCGACCGCTACCTCGCGCTGCTGCAGGCCGTCGCGCAGCGCCAGGCGGTGCTGATCGCGCAGTGGATGAACGTGGGCTTCATCCACGGCGTGATGAACACCGACAACATGACGATCTCCGGCGAGACGATCGACTACGGCCCCTGCGCCTTCATGGAGGCCTACGACCCGCAGACGGTGTTCAGCAGCATCGACCACGGCGGGCGTTATGCCTACGGCAACCAGCCGCACATCGCACGCTGGAACCTCGCACGCCTGGCCGAGACGCTGCTGCCGCTGATGGCCGAGGCCGATGACGAGAGCGCCATCCAGCGCGCGGTGGCGCAGGCCACCGCGGTGATCGATGCTTTTCCCGGACTCTTCGCCGCCGCGCTGCTGCGCGGCCAGCGCGGCAAGCTGGGCCTGTTCGCCGCCTCGGCAGCCGACGACGCGCAAGACACCACGCTCGTCGACGACTGGCTCGCACTGCTGCTCGCGCAGTCGGTCGACTTCACGCTCGGCTGGCGGCGCCTGGCCGATGCGGCCGAAGGCCGCGACGCGCCGCTGCGCGACCTGTTCGCCGACCGCGCGGCGCTCGACACCTGGCTGACACGCTGGCGCGAGCGCTGCACGCGCGACGACGCGGCCGGCGGTCCCGGTGCGGCCGAGCGCGCCGCGCGCATGCGCCGCGCCAGCCCGTGGCTGATCCCGCGCAACCACCGTGTCGAGGCAGCCCTGGCCGCGGCGACCGACGGTGACCTCGCGCCCTTCGAACGCCTGCTCGAGGCGCTGCGCCAGCCCTTCGACGAGCGGCCGGAACACGCGCTCTATGCCGAGCCGGCACCGGCCGAGGCGCAGGCCGGCTACCAGACCTTCTGCGGGACCTGA
- a CDS encoding tripartite tricarboxylate transporter substrate binding protein: protein MKFIHQPDRRRLLQSVALAAAMSATGAMAQAWPNKPISLIVPFPAGGTTDVLARALAEKLTLSLGQTVIVESKPGAGATLGADYVAKARPDGYTLLVGAVHHTIASSVYKKLPYDFQKDLAPITTIALVPNVLVVNASTPVNNVAELVALLKAKPGAYNYGSNGNGTAQHLIGTQFENMTGTDFSHIPYKGSGPLATDLLGGQITMSFDTVTPVLPHIKAGKLRALAVTTAKRSSALPDVPTLDEAGLKGFNIGTWFGVLAPVATPKDVLARLNTEMVKVIQSPEFRKRMDEIGAEAIGDSAEHMAQQIRSETEKFAKLVKDAKVTIE, encoded by the coding sequence ATGAAGTTCATCCACCAACCCGATCGTCGGCGTCTGCTCCAGTCCGTCGCACTTGCCGCTGCGATGTCCGCCACCGGCGCCATGGCCCAGGCCTGGCCGAACAAGCCGATCAGCCTGATCGTTCCGTTCCCGGCCGGGGGCACCACCGACGTGCTGGCCCGCGCGCTGGCGGAGAAGCTGACGCTGAGCCTCGGCCAGACCGTGATCGTCGAGAGCAAGCCGGGCGCGGGTGCCACGCTCGGCGCAGACTACGTGGCCAAGGCCAGGCCCGACGGCTACACGCTCCTGGTCGGCGCGGTGCACCACACCATCGCCTCCAGTGTCTACAAGAAGCTGCCCTACGACTTCCAGAAGGACCTGGCACCGATCACCACGATCGCGCTGGTGCCGAACGTGCTGGTCGTGAACGCGAGCACTCCGGTCAACAACGTGGCCGAACTGGTCGCGCTGCTCAAGGCCAAGCCTGGCGCCTACAACTACGGCTCCAACGGCAACGGTACGGCACAGCATCTGATCGGGACGCAGTTCGAGAACATGACCGGCACGGACTTCAGCCACATTCCCTACAAGGGCAGCGGGCCGCTGGCGACCGACCTGCTCGGCGGCCAGATCACGATGTCGTTCGACACCGTCACGCCGGTGCTCCCGCACATCAAGGCCGGCAAGCTGCGGGCGCTGGCCGTCACCACGGCCAAACGTTCTTCAGCGCTGCCCGACGTGCCGACGCTCGACGAAGCCGGGCTCAAGGGCTTCAACATCGGCACCTGGTTCGGCGTGCTTGCTCCGGTGGCCACGCCGAAGGACGTGCTGGCCCGGCTGAACACCGAGATGGTGAAGGTCATCCAGTCGCCCGAGTTCCGCAAGCGCATGGACGAAATCGGCGCCGAAGCCATCGGCGACAGCGCCGAGCACATGGCGCAGCAGATCAGGAGCGAGACCGAGAAGTTCGCGAAGCTGGTCAAGGATGCCAAGGTGACGATCGAATGA
- a CDS encoding TlpA disulfide reductase family protein, with translation MLALSAGALSPWAALAQGAEKLPAEVKVGQPLQDATMTGLNGPTRRLSDYRGRPLLINVWASWCAPCRAEMASLERLAWLEHPVPFAVIGISTDDYPERALQLLKSTNATISHFIDRKLQLETLLGASRLPLTVLVDAQGRVVDKVYGAREWDSPQSQALVRGAFSARSGAAQK, from the coding sequence ATGCTGGCGCTTTCTGCCGGGGCCTTGTCGCCCTGGGCCGCACTGGCGCAGGGCGCCGAGAAGCTGCCCGCCGAAGTGAAGGTGGGCCAGCCGCTGCAGGACGCGACGATGACCGGCCTGAACGGGCCGACCCGCAGGCTCTCCGACTACCGCGGCCGGCCGCTGCTCATCAACGTCTGGGCCAGCTGGTGCGCGCCTTGCCGCGCGGAAATGGCCTCGCTCGAGCGGCTCGCCTGGCTGGAGCACCCGGTGCCGTTTGCCGTGATCGGCATCTCGACGGACGACTATCCGGAGCGGGCGCTGCAGCTGCTCAAATCCACCAACGCGACCATCAGCCACTTCATCGACCGCAAGCTGCAGCTGGAGACGCTGCTCGGCGCCTCGCGCCTGCCGCTGACGGTGCTGGTCGACGCGCAGGGCCGCGTCGTCGACAAGGTCTACGGTGCGCGCGAGTGGGACAGCCCGCAGTCGCAGGCCCTAGTGCGCGGGGCGTTCAGCGCGCGGTCCGGGGCGGCGCAGAAGTAG
- a CDS encoding sorbosone dehydrogenase family protein, with protein MNMSGAFAHLVARVGDVAIAWRRLQGSVAGQAVGTAPTIPAARPQGRIPTLKMPTARGWAPGHRPSAAPGLAVNAFATGLKHPRWIHVLPNGDVTVAESLFLPGPAKSLFDLAMFSTMRRAAAVGVSPNRITLLRDADGDGVAERREAFLEDLRQPFGMALLGDTFYVGNTDGVVAFPYTPGTTRITAPGRPLTSYPGGGHWTRSLLASPDGRKLYIGVGSLSNIAESGMDVEQGRACIYELDLATGGHRIFAAGLRNPVGLAWEPHTKALWTVVNERDGLGDETPPDYLTSVIDGGFYGWPYSYWGPTVDDRVLQDPAAVARAMVPDYALGGHTASLGLCWMPGGTLPGFDEDGMVIGQHGSWNRSTLSGYKVVFVPFANGRPAGPPRDILGGFLAPDESESYGRPVGVALAADGALLVADDVGDVVWRVTAARPR; from the coding sequence ATGAATATGTCCGGCGCGTTCGCGCATCTGGTCGCGCGGGTCGGCGACGTGGCCATCGCCTGGCGGCGGCTGCAAGGCAGCGTGGCGGGCCAGGCCGTCGGCACGGCGCCGACCATCCCCGCGGCGCGCCCGCAGGGCCGCATCCCGACGCTGAAGATGCCCACGGCCCGCGGTTGGGCGCCGGGCCATCGGCCTTCGGCGGCGCCCGGCTTGGCGGTCAATGCCTTCGCCACCGGCCTGAAGCACCCGCGCTGGATCCACGTGCTGCCCAACGGCGACGTCACCGTGGCCGAATCGCTGTTCCTGCCCGGCCCGGCGAAGTCGCTGTTCGACCTGGCGATGTTCAGCACGATGCGCCGCGCCGCCGCCGTGGGCGTGAGCCCGAACCGCATCACGCTGCTGCGCGACGCCGATGGCGACGGCGTGGCCGAACGTCGCGAGGCTTTCCTCGAGGACCTGCGCCAGCCTTTCGGCATGGCGCTGCTGGGCGACACCTTCTACGTCGGCAACACCGATGGCGTGGTGGCCTTTCCGTACACGCCGGGCACGACCCGCATCACTGCGCCGGGTCGCCCGCTGACGAGCTACCCGGGTGGCGGGCACTGGACGCGCAGCCTGCTGGCCAGCCCCGATGGGCGCAAGCTCTACATCGGCGTGGGCTCGCTGAGCAACATCGCCGAGAGCGGCATGGACGTCGAGCAGGGCCGCGCCTGCATCTACGAACTCGATCTGGCGACCGGTGGCCACCGCATCTTCGCCGCCGGCCTGCGCAACCCCGTGGGCCTGGCCTGGGAGCCGCACACGAAGGCGCTGTGGACGGTGGTCAACGAACGAGACGGCCTGGGCGACGAGACGCCGCCGGACTACCTCACCTCGGTGATCGACGGCGGCTTCTACGGCTGGCCCTACAGCTACTGGGGCCCGACGGTGGACGATCGCGTGCTGCAGGACCCGGCCGCCGTCGCCCGCGCGATGGTGCCCGACTACGCGCTGGGCGGGCACACCGCATCGCTGGGCCTGTGCTGGATGCCCGGCGGCACGCTGCCCGGTTTCGATGAAGACGGCATGGTCATCGGCCAGCATGGCTCGTGGAACCGCAGCACGCTCAGCGGCTACAAGGTCGTCTTCGTGCCCTTCGCGAACGGGCGGCCGGCCGGGCCACCGCGCGACATCCTCGGCGGTTTCCTGGCGCCTGACGAATCGGAGTCCTACGGCCGGCCGGTGGGCGTGGCGCTCGCCGCCGACGGCGCCCTGCTGGTGGCCGACGACGTGGGCGACGTGGTCTGGCGCGTCACGGCTGCGCGGCCGCGCTGA
- a CDS encoding AraC family transcriptional regulator gives MTNSKLDRQRIAASGRVYFWQSGSLWIGQGQGRSEWHAHHAHQIAFALVGGFRFRTERDVPWTAFEAAIVPSHCPHEFELDGATVAHLFVEPESTEGRALSSRFGALGLSALAQPEARRLADRLLAALRSASDADTMRGIARDTVAQLALNSAGVPAVGASDPRLQRALERIRSRIRTTVSLADAAAAATLSPSRFRHLFVQETGTSFRAYVLWLRINVAIEAAMAGASWTDAAHEAGFADSSHLTRTHRRMFGIEPTAIRHA, from the coding sequence GTGACGAACTCGAAGCTCGATCGCCAGCGCATCGCCGCCTCGGGCCGCGTCTACTTCTGGCAATCCGGCAGCCTGTGGATCGGGCAAGGCCAGGGCCGCTCAGAGTGGCACGCGCACCATGCGCACCAGATCGCGTTCGCACTGGTGGGCGGCTTCCGCTTCCGCACCGAACGCGACGTGCCGTGGACGGCCTTCGAGGCCGCCATCGTGCCCTCGCATTGCCCGCACGAGTTCGAGCTCGACGGCGCGACCGTGGCGCACCTGTTCGTCGAACCCGAGAGCACCGAGGGCCGCGCCTTGTCGAGCCGCTTCGGCGCGCTGGGCCTGAGCGCGCTGGCGCAGCCCGAAGCGCGGCGTCTGGCCGATCGTCTGCTCGCGGCACTGCGCAGCGCGAGCGATGCCGACACGATGCGCGGCATCGCGCGGGACACGGTCGCCCAGCTGGCGTTGAACTCGGCCGGCGTGCCAGCGGTGGGCGCCAGCGACCCGCGCCTGCAGCGTGCGCTCGAGCGCATCCGCTCGCGCATCCGCACGACCGTCTCTCTGGCCGATGCCGCGGCTGCGGCGACGCTCTCGCCGAGCCGCTTCAGGCACCTGTTCGTGCAGGAGACCGGCACCTCGTTCCGCGCCTACGTGCTGTGGCTGCGCATCAACGTGGCCATCGAAGCGGCGATGGCCGGCGCCTCCTGGACCGACGCGGCGCACGAAGCCGGCTTTGCCGACTCCTCGCACCTGACGCGCACGCACCGGCGCATGTTCGGGATCGAGCCGACGGCCATCCGCCACGCCTGA
- a CDS encoding FixH family protein — protein sequence MFRPLVSSAFLASTLALVACSTPRDLDLSLRHPSAQGRYVVQIDPPAAAPAINQLHAWQIRLHRPDGTPVRDARFAVDGGMPQHGHGLPTRPQVTQELADGTYLMEGMKFSMTGWWEIKLAIQAAEGADSVVFNTVVEAPGARR from the coding sequence ATGTTCCGACCTCTCGTTTCGAGCGCCTTCCTGGCCTCGACGCTGGCCCTCGTGGCCTGCAGCACGCCGCGCGACCTCGACCTGTCCCTGCGCCATCCCAGCGCCCAGGGCCGCTACGTCGTGCAGATCGATCCGCCGGCGGCCGCGCCGGCCATCAACCAGCTGCACGCCTGGCAGATCAGGCTGCACCGCCCCGACGGCACGCCGGTGCGCGACGCGCGTTTCGCTGTCGACGGCGGCATGCCCCAGCATGGGCACGGGCTGCCCACCCGCCCGCAGGTCACGCAGGAGCTGGCCGACGGCACCTACCTGATGGAAGGCATGAAGTTCAGCATGACCGGCTGGTGGGAGATCAAGCTCGCCATCCAGGCGGCCGAGGGCGCGGACTCGGTGGTCTTCAACACCGTGGTCGAAGCGCCGGGAGCGCGGCGATGA
- a CDS encoding DUF1015 domain-containing protein produces MTSPLCFRPPRLLLPRSGIDLQRWSVIACDQYTSEPGYWERVAGQVGDAPSTLHMIYPEVFLASADKPERIARIQATMRRYLAEGLLREHAGAVLVERSLPDGRVRRGLMLELDLEHYDFSPASASLIRPTEGTIVERIAPRVEVRQGAELELPHILVLIDDPQRTVIEPLAAQPARLAPLYDTPLMLGGGRVAGLALDGPAHGQVMQALQALGDGAAFAARHGLPPDTPPMLFAMGDGNHSLATAKACWDRMKAGVGPDHPARWALVEVENIHDAALEFSPIHRLLTGVNGEIREALAAHFGERVRIVDQPDAASMRVALAALPRSEHAAGLVQPGGRHALVVVSGMPAAQLDVATFQGFVDALLAQGGAHEVDYVHGDDTLAQLAGVQGNAGLHLATLGKSELIGRVARHGPLPRKSFSMGEADEKRFYLEARRIRA; encoded by the coding sequence ATGACCAGCCCGCTCTGCTTCCGCCCCCCTCGCCTGCTGCTCCCGCGCAGTGGCATCGACCTGCAGCGCTGGAGCGTCATCGCCTGCGACCAGTACACCAGCGAACCCGGCTACTGGGAACGCGTGGCGGGCCAGGTCGGCGATGCGCCGTCGACGCTGCACATGATCTATCCGGAGGTCTTCCTCGCCAGCGCCGACAAGCCCGAGCGCATCGCGCGCATCCAGGCAACGATGCGGCGCTACTTGGCCGAAGGCCTGCTGCGCGAGCATGCCGGCGCGGTGCTGGTGGAGCGCAGCCTGCCCGACGGTCGCGTGCGCCGCGGCCTGATGCTGGAGCTGGATCTGGAGCACTACGACTTCTCGCCCGCCTCGGCCAGCCTGATCCGCCCCACCGAGGGCACCATCGTCGAGCGCATCGCGCCGCGCGTCGAGGTGCGCCAGGGCGCCGAGCTGGAGCTGCCGCACATCCTCGTGCTGATCGACGACCCGCAGCGCACGGTCATCGAGCCGCTGGCGGCGCAACCCGCGCGCCTCGCGCCGCTGTACGACACGCCGCTGATGCTCGGCGGTGGCCGCGTGGCCGGCCTCGCACTGGATGGGCCCGCGCATGGCCAGGTGATGCAGGCGCTGCAGGCACTCGGCGACGGCGCCGCCTTCGCCGCGCGGCATGGCCTGCCGCCCGACACGCCGCCGATGCTCTTTGCCATGGGCGACGGCAACCATTCGCTGGCCACTGCCAAGGCCTGCTGGGACCGCATGAAGGCCGGCGTCGGGCCCGACCACCCGGCGCGCTGGGCGCTGGTGGAGGTGGAGAACATCCACGACGCCGCGCTGGAGTTCTCTCCCATCCACCGCCTGCTGACCGGGGTGAATGGCGAGATCCGCGAGGCGCTGGCAGCGCACTTCGGCGAGCGGGTGCGCATCGTCGACCAGCCCGATGCGGCCTCGATGCGCGTCGCACTGGCGGCGCTGCCGCGCAGCGAACATGCCGCCGGGCTGGTGCAGCCGGGCGGCCGCCACGCGCTGGTGGTGGTGTCCGGCATGCCGGCCGCGCAGCTGGACGTGGCCACCTTCCAGGGCTTCGTCGATGCCCTGCTGGCCCAGGGCGGCGCGCACGAGGTCGACTACGTGCACGGCGACGACACGCTGGCGCAACTGGCCGGCGTGCAGGGCAACGCCGGGCTGCACCTGGCCACGCTGGGCAAGAGCGAGCTGATCGGCCGCGTGGCGCGGCACGGCCCGCTGCCGCGCAAGAGCTTCTCGATGGGCGAGGCCGACGAGAAGCGCTTCTACCTCGAGGCGCGGCGCATCCGGGCTTGA